In Arachis hypogaea cultivar Tifrunner chromosome 2, arahy.Tifrunner.gnm2.J5K5, whole genome shotgun sequence, a genomic segment contains:
- the LOC112718526 gene encoding small ribosomal subunit protein uS2-like: protein MATSAATATTDTMPRQLSQKEQDIQMMLAAEVHLGTKNCDFQMECYVFKRRNDVIYIINLGKTWEKLQLVARIIVAIENPQDIIVQSARPYGQRIVLKFAQYTGANAIAGRHTPGTFTNQKQTSYNEPRLLILTDPRTDHQPIKEGALGNIPTIAFCDTDSPMCYVDVGIPANNKGKHSIGCLFWLLARMVLQMKGTIRPGLKWDVMMDLFFYREPEEAKQQEEEELPATPKYAIQDFGAAASPQLMGNGGCYS from the exons ATGGCCACTTCCGCCGCCACCGCCACAACTGACACAATGCCACGCCAGCTGTCACAGAAGGAGCAGGACATCCAGATGATGCTTGCTGCTGAGGTCCACCTCGGAACCAAAAATTGTGACTTCCAGATGGAATGCTACGTCTTCAAACGCCGAAATGATG TTATTTACATAATTAACCTTGGTAAGACATGGGAGAAGCTCCAACTTGTTGCTAGGATTATTGTTGCTATCGAGAACCCGCAGGACATCATTGTTCAGTCTGCTAGGCCATATGGTCAGAGAATTGTCCTTAAGTTTGCACAATACACTGGTGCGAATGCAATTGCTGGAAGGCACACTCCTGGAACATTCACTAATCAAAAGCAAACATCCTATAACGAGCCTCGTCTACTCATTCTGACTGATCCAAGGACTGATCATCAG CCCATTAAGGAAGGTGCTCTTGGAAATATTCCGACCATTGCCTTCTGTGATACCGATTCTCCGATGTGCTATGTTGATGTTGGCATTCCTGCCAATAACAAGGGGAAGCACAGTATTGGTTGTCTGTTTTGGTTATTAGCAAGGATGGTTCTGCAGATGAAGGGTACTATTCGTCCGGGGCTTAAGTGGGACGTGATG ATGGATTTATTCTTCTATAGAGAACCTGAAGAGGCcaagcaacaagaggaggaggaattaCCAGCTACCCCAAAATATGCCATTCAAGATTTTGGTGCTGCTGCTTCCCCGCAGCTGATGGGGAATGGGGGCTGTTACAGCTGA